Genomic window (Peromyscus eremicus chromosome 12, PerEre_H2_v1, whole genome shotgun sequence):
AAGAGGGGGCAGTGAAATCAcctgcactgttttttttttaatttatttttatttttatattttatgtttctcAATGGAATTCATAGGACTGGAATGTTTGGCACCAGATAAAGAAGATAGATGCAGAGTCATTCACACCTCAGCCACAGTCCGGGCTCTATAATTGGAATGCTGACCACTGTAGTAGTTTCTGGAATGGCACAGGGTGTATGTGGCAGAAGCACAGCTATGGATTTAGTTGAGAAGTGGGGAATTGGCACTGACAGACTGCGACTGTCTATGCTGGACCTTCTTAGGGATGGCAAGAATGTATGAAAGAGGACAGGGGAGATGGTTGAATCAGTAACTGGCCTGACAGGCAAGCATGAgaaacttgtgtgtgtatgtgtgtgtgtgtgtgtgtgtgtgtgtgtgtgtgtgtgtgtgtgtgtgtgtctaacagTTACATCAGTTGGATTTGGCCAAGATAATCTAAGTTTAGATCAGGTTTCAgactaattttttaaatcattctcAATGAGTTTATGATCTTCCTCAGATTGGCAGCTCTTGGGACATGTCAAGCAGGTAAAAAGAATGAGACGCTAACAGGGAAAACCCTGATAAAGTACATATCAATGTCCTCTCACGGCACCCTTATCAACAGTCCTCTGGGAGATGCACATAGCACTGTTGTTGACATCTGGACTTTTGCAATGAAACATAACTATTTCAAAGGTGAAAATGATTagattttagagaaaatttgGACATAAGGAttacatatttgaaaaataatagacCTGTGCAAACTAAAATATTCTAATGTTGATTTGAAACTGATAAACTATCTCATGGTTTAATAAACTTACGTTGTTCTGGACAATGTATgtgttttttaagtatttaaaataaaatgacatatgTAGAAGTCATATTTTTAAGTCTTGTTGGTAAGCCAGAATGCTGTTGGTAGTGCTGACCTTGTCAGTATGATAAAGCAAATGACCATTCTCTAGTTGAGATATTTTAAAAGGTGAGAAACATTTCATAATATAGGGCTATAGTGTATGCAATCCAAGTACAGATGCTGTGCAAGGCACAATGCACACAAACACGTAGAAATGTAAGCCCTCTGCTGTGAAGTACAGCTCTTGTAGAAAACactcatctttaatttttaaaaaatttttgagatttataactacaacatttcttccttccctttccttcttccaaagcctcccacatacccctcctcactctccagaaaatttatggcctctttttatttaatttttattgcatgcatatatgtatacacatgtatatttctagatataacctgctcagtcattattatgttacttgtatgtattttttcagagctgaccatttggcaccTTCCTGGGGAGGACTACCTATCACTCTTCCAGCTTTCTATATCAACCTATAGTATTTGTGCAAGACTGAGGACTCATGGTCTTTTCCTTGTCCACTTTGACATGTCCATCAGTGTTATTCCTGCTCAAtaactacacccataaagtctcactaacatgaTTTCTCAAATGTAAAGGGAAatacttgtttttaaaacaaaaccatggCCTAGAGAAGCAGTGGCAGATATTAAAAGCTATATAAAGGTAAGCTCTTATGGCTTATTAGAAATAATCGATATTTTTGCCCCAACCATTTTTAGAATCCTTATGATCACAAAAGGACAGTTTCGCTTTTGTCTGTCCTCTCTCATTCCCAGAGGCAAATGAACACATGCAACTTTTGCAAACTCACAAATACGTTTGGAAGACTATTGTAGGCAATTGTTAGGACTGGAACAAGGCAATACTTGAAACAAATATGGTTTATTTAACAATACAAATCTATTTTACATGTAAGTGAAGAGCCAAGTTTGATGTAGTCTACATTGTTATTAAGTACATTTTCAGAAGAGATTTTTTATAGATTGTCACACTGTATTATTGATTAGAATGAAACCATATAGACaagttgaatttcttttttcttcttcagataATTGAGAATATAATAGTGTTTTTGAAGTCACTAAAATAATTCTCATTTTAAGACACTTGGAGATACTTTGACTTAGAGAGGTTGTTATAATTAGGAGGAGACACAACTACAGAATCTCTTCAGTAGAAGCCACAGGACCAGTACCTTCTACAGCACAGTGGGCGGCAGCAGCCATAACCATAGCCACCATAGCCACCATAGCCTCCACAGCCGCAGCCATAGCCACAGCCATAGCCATAGCCTAGGCCACCATAGC
Coding sequences:
- the LOC131922408 gene encoding keratin-associated protein 20-2-like produces the protein MCYYGGYYGGLGYGYGGLGYGYGCGYGCGCGGYGGYGGYGYGCCRPLCCRRYWSCGFY